The following nucleotide sequence is from Myxococcales bacterium.
CCGCCGCGGCCGATCACCGTCACACCCTCGGCGAGGGGGACTTCATGCTCCTTCACCAGCAACGCGGGCCGCGCTTGCGGGCGGGTTGCTGGGCCGGACTTGTTCCCTTCGGGATCGCGCATTCCACCCGCAAAGATACCACGCCCGGACCCCTCCGGGGGCGGCCTCGGCAGGCAGGCACCCCCGAGAATTACACGAAAATTACTTGGGCCCCCTCAGAATTGTCCATGAAATCCACGGCCAAATCCTCGCTTTTTGCCCGAGGGACCGAAGCCTGCGTTCTCGAGCTCGAGCAGGTGCATCGTGAGCACAGAGCTCGGCACCGGACTCGTCGAGGAGCTCCAGCATCTCGCGCAAGTGGGGATCTCGAGCTGGAGCGTCTCCCCGACCATCCGCTTGGTGGCCACCGCCTCCATGCCCGGCAGTTCGGCGAGCAAGCCCGGCGCGTGACCCACGGGTCGGGTTTCTCTCCGGGACGAACTGAATGCGCGCTTGGTGTTACACTCCGCCGCGCAGCCGATGACGACGTCAAACCGTTGGCTCGACAGCCCGAGAGCCATCCGCCCTGGAGAAGAGCTCGACCTCGAGCCGGTGGCCGCGTACCTGCGGCAGCACATCGCGGAAATTGCGCCGACCGATGAGCTGACGATCGAACAATTCCCCTCGGGACACTCGAACCTGACCTACCTGGTGCGGGCTGGTGGCAACGAGTACGTGCTGCGTCGGCCGCCCTTCGGCAGTCGGGTCAAGACGGCTCACGACATGAGCCGCGAATACCGAGTGCTGTCGCGGCTACACTCCGTCTACCCCTTGGCGCCGGAGCCCCTCGCCCTGTGCGAGGACGAGAGTGTGCTCGGCGCGAAGTTCTACGTCATGCGCCGCCTGGTCGGGGTCATCCTGCGCAAGGATCTGCCCGCGGGCTTCTCCCTCGATGCGACCCAGGTCCGGGCGCTGCACCTCGAGCTGGTCGACCGATTGGCCGAGTTGCACGCCGTGGACTTCGCCGCGGCGGGGCTCGCGGATCTGGGAAAACCCACCGGCTACGTCGAGCGTCAGGTGCGGGGTTGGACCGAGCGCTACGCCGCTGCGAAGACGGACGACCTGGCTTCGGTCACCGAGCTCGGGGCCTGGCTCGGCCAACGCATCCCCGAACAAGGCGCGCCGACCCTGATTCACAACGACTTCAAGCTGGACAACGTGGTGTTGGATCCGGACGCGCCCACGCACATCGTGGGTGTGCTCGACTGGGAGATGTGCACGCTCGGCGACCCGTTGATGGATCTCGGAACGACGCTCAGCTACTGGATCGACGCCGCCGACAGCGAGCCGTTTCAGGCCGTGCGCTGGGGGCCGACCACGATCGCCGGCAGCTTGACCCGGCGCGAAGTTGCGGACCGCTACGCCGAGCGTACGGGCCGGGACGTCTCGAACGTGCTCTTTTATTACTGTTTTGGCCTGTTCAAGACCGCCGTCGTGCTGCAGCAGATCTACTATCGATACCAACGCGGGCTGACGAAGGACGAGCGGTTTGCCTGGCTGATCCATGGCGTGCGCCTGCTCTCCGAGCGCGGCGTGGAGGCGATCGGGCTCGGGCGGATCTGATGGGCCATCAACTCGACTTGTTTGCGCCCCAAGCCCCGGTCTCGAGACAGCTCGACCTCAGCGCCGAACACCAGCTCAGGGCGCGCCTGCCGGAGCATGTGCGCTTCGGCACTTCGTCATGGACGTTCCCCGGTTGGGCGGGCCTCGTCTACCCGCCCGGGACGACGGACAAAGACCTGATGGCTCACGGCCTCGAGCTGTACAGCCGTTACCCGTTGTTCCGCACGGTGGGCATCGACCGCAGCTATTACGCTCCGCTCGACCGACCGACCCTGGCCCGCTACGGCGCGGAGCTGCCTCCGGAGTTTCGCGCCGTGATGAAGGTCTGGAGTGAGGTGACGAGCGCGGTCCACCCGAAGACCCGCGAGCGGAACCCGCGGTTCCTGGACGTCGATCTGTTTCAACGCCACGTGCTCGAGCCGGTCAGCGAAGAGTTCGTCGAGCACGCGGGACCGCTCGTGTTCGAGCTGATGCCGCTCCGGCAGAGCGAGCTGCCTGCGCCCGCGGCGTTTGCGGACCAGCTGGGCGCGTTCCTCTCGCGCTTGCCTCGAGGGTTCGAGTACGCCGTCGAGCTGCGCAATCGCGCGCTCTTCACCCACGCTTACCTCGACGTGCTGACCGAACACGGCGTCGGGCACGTGCTGAACTTCTGGGAGAAAATGCCCGATCTGGGGGAGCAGCTCGACGTGCCCGGCGTGCTGACCGCGCCCTTCGTAGTGACCCGCTTGCTGATCCCCCCGGGTGAGCGCTACGCCGACCGCCGCCAGAAGCTCGAGCCGTTCGATCGCATCGTGGCCCCCGAGGAGAAAATGCGCGCGGACGTGGAGCGCTTGGCCGCGGCCTGTGAGGCGCTGGGCAAGGTCTTGCTGGTGATCGTGAACAACAAGGCCGAGGGTTCGAGTCCGCTCACCGTGCGCGCGCTGGCCGAACGCCTGGCGCGGCCCGCAGAGAAATGACCGGTCCCGCGACAGGCCTGGCGATCCCGGAGCCGGATCCCGAAGCTTACGCGAGCGCGACCCGGCTCGCCGAGCGTGCGCGCGAACCGGCGGCGCTCGGTAACATCGCACTCGGCACCGCCGGCTGGACCGACAAGACCCTGGTGAAGGGCGGGCTATTTTACCCGCGCGGGGTGTCGAGCAGCGAGGCGCGCTTGCGTCACTACGCCGCGCACTTCTCGCTGGTCGAGGTCGACGCGACCTATTACACCCTCTTGCCGCCGTCGGTCGCCGAGAACTGGGTCGTGTGGACGCCGCCGACGTTCGTGTTCGACGTGAAGGCGCACCCGGTGGTGACGGGTCATCCCATCGACATCGAGCGATTGCCCAAGGAGCTCGCGGCGGAGCTCGCCCACGCGGGGCACACGGGGCGTGTGTACCCCGACCGCATGCCTGCCGCGATCGCGGACGAGATCAGTGCGCGATTTTCTGCTTTGCTCGAGCCCCTCGTGCGAGCGGGGCGGCTCGGTTGTGTGATGGCGCAGTTCCCACCCTGGTTCTCCGCGACTCGAGGCAACGCTCGCCGAATCGAGGCGCTGCGCGCGCGCTGGCCGGATGTGCCGTTCTCGATCGAGCTGCGCAACAAGACCTGGTTCGAGCCTGGCCGCCGCGAGCGGCTGTTCGAGCTGCTGCGCGCGCATGAGCTTGCGTACGTGTGCGTGGACGAGCCGGAGGTCGAGCACGGCGGCGTGCCGCCCGTGTCAGCGGTGACCTCGGACAAACTCGCGCTCGTGCGCTTTCACGGACACAACCGCGCGGGCTGGAGCAAACGAGGCGCCAGCGTTCACGAGCGCTTCGACTACCTCTATGCGGAGGCAGAGCTCGCCGCGTGGGTCGCCCCCGTGCGAGCCCTGGCCGAGAAGGCCGAGCGAGTGCACGCCATCTTCAACAACTGCGTGCGGAACTACGCCGTGCTCGGCGCCAAGGGGTTGTCGGTGTTGCTCGAGGCCGAGCCCTCGCCGGACGGGGAGCGGTAGGGTTCGCCGCGAGCGGCGCCTCGCCCGCTGGCCGTCACGGCGGTGCTGGGCTCGTGTTGCGGAGGCCCGCGCCGCTCCGCGTCGCGAGGGTGGCCCTCGTCAGTCCGGCACGACCGGAGAGATGACCGTCGCGCCCTTCGCAGGCGGCAGCAGCGAGTCGGTGCGCGCGCGCAGGGTCGCGATCAGTGCGTCGGTGATGGCGCGGTGCAGGTGTTCGCGGACGTAGATGAAGCTCACCTGTCTGACGGGCACGGGTACCGAAAACGGACGCACCTGAGCCTTGCGCTTTCGCGCCGGGAGCCCCGAGACCACGAGCTCGGGCAAGATGGTCAGCCCTTCGCCCGCGTCGACGAGGCGCACCAGGGTCTCGAAGCTGCCACTCTCGAAGCGTGCTCCCATGGGATCGGCCCGGCGGTCCGCCTGGCACAGCCGCAGCACCTGGGTTCGGAAGCAGTGGCCCTCGGCCATGAGCCAGAGCGGTTCGTCGGCGAGCTCCGTCTGTTTCACCCGCGCACGCCGTAGCAGCAGGTGTCCCGGCGGCAGGTACACGAAGAACGGTTCGCGAAACAGCTCCTGCTCCTTCAGGCCCGGTACGCCGAGCGGTGTCACGGCGAGGCCGCCGTCGAGGGAGTCGCCGTGCAGGCGCGCGAGCATCGCCTCGGTCTGGACCTCCTCGACGATCAGCTCGACGCGCGGGTAGCGCTGGGAGAAGCCCGGTAGAAAGAGCGGGACCAGGGTCGGAGCCAGAGATGGGATCACGCCCAGGCGATAACGCCCCACGACTTCGCGCTCCCCTTGGCCGACCTCCGCGAGGCGCTCCATTTCCCGCAAGATGGTGCGCGCCTGTTCGACCACCGGCACACCGACCTCGGTCGGCACCACGGGCTGTCGCGAGCGATCGAACACCGTCAGCCCCAGCAGCTCTTCGAGCTTGCTCAGCTGCATGCTCAGCGCGGGCTGGGAGACGTGGCAGCTCTCCGCGGCCAGCCGAAACGAGCGAAAACGCTCCACGGCGACGACGTAGCGGAGCTGGGTCAAGGTGACGTTGGAGAGGTCCATCTCGGACGACGGCGGCGAGCGTCCCGAGCATACAAAATTGCGCCCATTTCGCCACTGGGAACCAGCCGCTGTGCCCATAAGCAACGCTTAACGGCACATCAAAAGTTTCGATTGGCCACGGGCCTCTCCCGGCGTTAGGTAACTGCCCGTCGGCTGGCCCGACGAAAACCCGTTTCAGGCGCGTGAAGTCGCGCGCCTTCCCTGGAGGGAACATGCCCAAGCTCGAAGGAACCAAGACGCACAACAACCTGAAGGACGCCTTTGCCGGCGAGTCTCAGGCCAACCGCCGCTACATGTACTTCGCGAAGGTCGCGGACATTGAAGGTCTGCCGGAGGTCGCTGGCCTGTTCAAGGACACGGCGGACGGCGAGACCGGCCATGCCCATGGCCACCTCGATTTTTCTGAAGCAGGTGGGTGATCCCGCGACGGGCAAGCCCATCGGTTCGACGGCCAAGAACCTGGCGTCGGCAGTTGCCGGTGAGACCCACGAGTACGAGACCATGTACCCCGGCATGGCCAAGACCGCTCGGGAAGAGGGCTTCGACGAGATCGCCGAGTGGCTCGAGACCCTGGCCAAGGCCGAGAAGAGCCACGCTGGGCGCTTCGCGAAGGCGCTCAAGGAGCTCGAATCCTGAGCACCCCCCTGAAGATGTACACTTGAAAAATGGGCCTTCGGTCTCCGCGCCCGTCGCGGAGCCGGGGGCCCTTTTGTCATGAACAGTTGGAGCCGATGAGCAACATCCCGCGCCACCCCCAGTCCCCGCCGGTCTTCGATCCCAACACGCCACTCTACTGGGATCCCCGCGACCTCGAAGCCGAGCTCCGGCGCACGTTCCAGATCTGTCACGAGTGCCGCATGTGCGTGACGTACTGCGGGTCGTTTCCGCTGCTGTTCGACGCCATCGATCGCGACATCGAGTCCGGGCGTGCGGACGGCGCGGAGCGGCTGCGTCCGGCCACGTTCGAAGCGGTCACGGACCACTGCTGGCAGTGCAAGCTCTGTTACATCAAGTGCCCGTACACCGAGGACGAGGGGGCGCGGGAGCTCCTGGATTTCCCGCGCTTGATGGCACGGGAGAAGGCCCAGCGCGCGCGCCGCGACGGCATCCCGATCGTCGACCGAGTGCTCGGCGAGCCGCAGCTGGTCGGCTGGGCCGGTGCGGGGCGCTCGGCACCGATGGCGAACTTCGTCAACGCGCAGCGCCTGACGCGCAAGGTGATGGAGAAGGTCACAGGCATCAGCGCGGAGTTCCCGCTGCCGCCCTTGGCCGACGAACCCTTCACGCGCTGGCTGCGGTCGCACGCCGCTCCTGCCGAGGCGGGCGAAGCGGGGGAGGTCGTGCTGTTTCCCACCTGTTACGGCGAATACAACTTTCCCGAGGTCCCGCGGGACGCGGTGCTGGTGCTGGAGAAGAACGGTTATGCGGTCACGCTGCCGGCGGAGCTCACCTGTTGTGGCATGCCGAACCTGGACGGCGGCGACATCAACGCGGCAAAACGCAAGATGCAGCACAACGTCGAGGCGCTCTTGCCGCACGTGCGGCGGGGACTGAAGATCGTCGTGCCCGGACCCACCTGCGGGTACACGATGAAGAAGGAGTGGCCCGTGTATCTCGGGACACCCGAGGCACAGGAGGTGGCCGACGCCACGCTCGACTTGATGCAGTTCCTGGACGGGCTCCGCCGGGAGAAGACCCTCAACCGGGACTTCGAGCGGGGTTTTGGCGTGGTCGCCTATCACGCCGCCTGCCACCTGCGCGCGCAGAAGATCGCGGTACCGGGCGCGCGGGTGCTCAGCCAGCTGCCCGACACCGAGGTCCGCATCGTGGAGCGGTGCTCGGCGGTCGACGGCACCTGGGGCATGAAGGCGGCGTACTACGAAGAGGGGCGGCGTTACGCGTCGCGCCTGGCCCAGGCGATCGAGAACGAGGAGCCGGCGCTGGTGGTCACGGACTGCAGCCTGGCTGGCCTGCGGGTGCTGAAGGAAAACCGGCGGCGGTCGTTGCACCCGATCCAGGCGCTGGCCGCCGCGTACGGCTTGAGCGAGGGTCCGGAGTCCGACGCTGTCGGAGCGGACCAGGGCAACCCCAAGCCGGAGGCTTCGGCGTGAAACCGGTGACGCGCGGTGAAATCCTGGAGTTGGGCGCTTATGAAGCAGTGCGCGAGCATTTTCGCGCCCGCGTCATTGCGGAGAAGAAGCTCCGGCGCGTCGCCCTCGGGCCCAACATGAGCGCCGTGTTCGAGAATCACGACACGGCGCTGCTCCAGATCCAGGAGATGTTGCGGACCGAGCGCATCACGGCCGAGAAGGCCGTGCTGCACGAGATCGAGACCTACAACGAGCTAGTACCCGGGGACCGCGAGCTGTCGCTCACGATCTTCGTCGAGTACGACGAGCGCGCCGAGCGCGAAGTCATGCTGCAGAAGCTGGCTGGGTTGGAGGACAAGTTCTATGCGCTCATCGCGGGGGAGCGCTTTGCTGCCACTCCCGACCCACGCAACGATCGGCGTGACCGCACCACCGCCGTTCACTACGTGAAGATCCCGCTGTCCGCCGCGGCCGCCGCGGCCGTGAGCGCCATGAAACCCGTCTGGCTGGGGGTTGCGCATCCGGAGTACACCTACGAAGTGGAGTTGCCGGTGCGCACGGTCGGTGCGCTGGCCGAAGACCTGACGGGCTGATACTTCATGATCCATGCTGCCCCGGTAGCGCCGCTCTGATCAGCCGAAGCCGTAGCGCTCGAGCAGAGCTTTGGGAACGCGGGTCGGGCGGCCGCTGGAGATGCTGAGCAGCACCCAGGTGGTCGCCGCTTCGCAGAGCTTGCTGCCGTCGCTATCCCGGACGAAGCGCGTGCGGCGCAGGCTGGTCGCGCCCTTCATCGACTCGATCCAGGTCCACGCCGTCAACGCCTCGTCGATGAACGCCGCGCCGAAGTAGTCGACCTCGTGTCGGCGTACGACCCAGACGACGCCCAGTTGGCGATACTCGTCGAGCCCGAGCCCGACCGCGTGCGAGTGCGCGGTCGCCGCGTCCTGCAGCCAGCGCACCCAGCTCACGTTGCCGGCGTGCCCGAGGTCGTCGATGTCCGACGCCGGGACTACGAATTGGTGCGAAAAGGCGTTCGCGGGGGCGACGGGATCGGACGAGCTCACGCAGGGGTTTTCCGGTTCGGCTCCGATCCTCCTCATACCACCGTCGCTTTGGGGCCGGCGTCCCGACTAGTGCATGCGAAGCCGGCGACGCGCTGGCTCGTCTGCCGCTGAACGGACGACGAGAAGGTGTCCGAGGCAGCGTTCCTGCGCTACAAACCAGGGAGAGACGCATGAAGCGTGGGCTCGCAACATTTGGGGCGTTGGCCGGTAGCTCGCCGCTATCGAGATTCCGCCAGGCGAGCCATGAGGCGATCGCGTTCGCGCGCCAGGCCACCCTGCTGCATCGGGACGTAACAGCGTCGTACCCTCGGCTGGCTGAGCCTGGCAGCGATGTCGTGGTGCTGCTCCACGGACTGTTCGCCACCGCGGGAGTGCTGCGCCCGATGCGTGAAGCCATCGAGAAGGGCACCGGCGCGCACACCGCATCGTTCTCTTACGCGCCCGGCCCGGGTGTCGCGAGTGTGGCCGAAGGCTTGGCCGAGCTCGTCGAGCGCCTGCCCGCCGCCGTGCGCGTGCACTTGGTCGGCCACAGCATGGGCGGGCTGGTCGCCCGCTGGTTCGTCCAGGAGCTCGGTGGTGACCCTCGCGTCGTGCAGAGCATCTCACTCGCCAGTCCGTTCCGGGGAACGCGCCGCGGCTGGTTGATGCCGGTGCAGGCCGGGCGCGATATCGTGCCCGAGAGTGTGGTGCTGCGCCGCCTCGCCGAGCGCGGCGACTGCGGCGTGCCGCACACGTCGGTCGTGGCGGGCGCGGATAGCGTCGTGACCCAAGGCGCTGCGCTGCACCACGGCGACGAGATCCTGATCGAAGGCTGTGGTCACAACGGATTGCTTTACCACCCGGACGCAACCGGGCTGGTCGTCGAGCGTGTGCTCGAGGCCAAGAACGCGGCCCGCGGGCCCGACCGTTGAGATCGGCGATGCGGCGCGGGCAAGCCGCGAGCGGCGCCTGAAATGCGTTGGTTGGCCTGCCGTATCGTGGTACCTCGGCGCACGTGTTGAAGACTCACGTGTCCGCGCTCGGCCTGCTCTTCGGCTTGGTCGTGGCGCCGCGGGCGGCGAAGGCCGATGTGTCTTCATGGCTCTACGTCGCGCCGGGTGCGTCATGGACGAAACAGGGCACACAATCGACCCAGTCGCAGCCAACGCTTCAGCTCGACACGGGCCTCGGCACTCCGCCGGCGCACACCGTCATCTTTGGTGGGATCCTCCACTGGCAGACCCACTTCGGTCACGGCACCGATCTCGGCCTGCTGCTCCGCACGGCGACCCACGGCTTCGTCAACGGAGGTTGGGGTGCCGCCATCGATCTCGGGGGTTACGAACGCTGGTGGGAGCTCGGCTCCGCGGGTGGCATGGGGCAGCTCGTGCTTGGAGCGCCGTGGGGCATCACGTTGGCCGCCGGCGGCGGCAAGGGCACGAACCAGGGGCAGCACATGAGTGTGACCCTCGGCATCGATCTGGCCCGCCTCACGGTCTACCGCCGCACCGGCGAGAGCTGGTGGAAGAACCCGTTCCCTGCGTACCGGCCGGAAGAGGAATGACTCGGGGCTGGGCGGCTGCGCCGAAACCGAACACTGCCATCGGCGTGGGGGCGACGGCGCCCGATGTGGCAGTATGGCCGCCGCCCAACTCGGACACTCTTCATCCTGAGACGCCGTGATGCCGAAGACCAAGAAGTTCAAGCTCAGCCCGGCCAAGATCAAGCCGCTCGCCACCGGGTACGGCGCCTGTTTTGCCACCGACAAGATCACGGTCGACGGCCGCAAGATCGCCTTCATGTACCGCGAAGAACCGGATCGTGACATCGACAGTGGCTGGCGTTTTCTGTCCGGCTTCGAGTCGGACGAGTACATGAGCGACCCCGACAACTTCGCCATTTACGACGTGAACACCATCGCCAACTACGATCCGGAGATCATCCCGCTCCTGGAAGCACCCATCGGTTCGGCCTTCGAGCGCAGCGAGGGCACGGGGGCGTTCGAAGAGGTGGAGGACTTCGATCCACCGGACGATGAGGCCAACTGAACCCGAGCCATCCGGGTGAGGCCCAAAACGGGCGCTGCTCGTCATGCGGGGATGAGCTAGACTTGCGCGCATGCGTCACAGCTTCACGCTCGCGGCTGCGCTGACTTGTGTCGGCTTGGTAGGGTGCAGCGGCGAGACGACGAACACCAACACAACCGGCGGTGGTGGTTCGAGCGCCAGCGGTGGAACCGGTGGCTCGAGCGCCAGCGGTGGAGGCGGCGGTTCGAGTGCCAGCGGCGGCGCCTCCGGTGCGGGGGGAGGCGCGAGTGTTTGCCCGGCGTCGCCTCCGACGAATGGCGCTGGCTGCACGCCGCCGCCGGACAACGGCAGCTTGTTTCCGGACGCCGCCCACTGCAGCTGGGGGGACGACCCGCGACCGGCGTGCCGCACGACCGCCAAGTGCATGAGTGACGAGACCTGGGCGGTGAAGGCTCCCGACGCGAACGTCTGCGCGGCGCCGCCGTTGCCTGCCGCTTGCCCGGGGGCGCCGCCCACGAGCGGGACCACCTGCAGCGACGCAACGCTGGCTTGCTGGTACGAGAGCGGAGCGCGCTGCGCGTGCAGCGGATGCAAGGGTGGCTCAGCGTATCCGGTGTGTCAGACCATCGATCCGCCCGAGTGGGCCTGCGCCACGCCGGCGGCGGGCTGTCCGAGCCAGCTCCCCCAGGCCGGCTCGACCTGCGACAGCCCCGGAGCCTCTTGCGGACCGAGCTGCGAGCTCGAGATCGTCTGCGAAGGCGGCATCTGGAATTGGCGCCAGGGCAGCTGTCCCATTTGCGCCTCACCCGAGACGCCCATCGCGACGCCGGCGGGAGAGCGCTCGATCTCGGAGCTGCGTGCCGGTGACCTCGTGTACAGCGTCGACCACGATGCAATCGTGGCGGTTCCGCTTGCCCGGGTCGCCAGCACGCCGGTCGCAAATCACGAGGTGCTGCGGGTGACCCTCGCCGGCGGGAGAGTGCTCGAAATTAGCGCGGGCCACCCAACGGCGGCTGGCGGCACGTTCGCGGCGCTTCGGCCCGGCGACGAGCTCGATTCGGGTCACGTCGTGCTGTCGGTCGAGCGCATTCCGTATGCGCACGCGCGCACCTTCGACATCCTGCCACTGTCGAGCACCGGCAGTTACTTCGCCGCCGGGGCGGAGA
It contains:
- a CDS encoding DUF2185 domain-containing protein, which translates into the protein MPKTKKFKLSPAKIKPLATGYGACFATDKITVDGRKIAFMYREEPDRDIDSGWRFLSGFESDEYMSDPDNFAIYDVNTIANYDPEIIPLLEAPIGSAFERSEGTGAFEEVEDFDPPDDEAN
- a CDS encoding DUF72 domain-containing protein, producing MGHQLDLFAPQAPVSRQLDLSAEHQLRARLPEHVRFGTSSWTFPGWAGLVYPPGTTDKDLMAHGLELYSRYPLFRTVGIDRSYYAPLDRPTLARYGAELPPEFRAVMKVWSEVTSAVHPKTRERNPRFLDVDLFQRHVLEPVSEEFVEHAGPLVFELMPLRQSELPAPAAFADQLGAFLSRLPRGFEYAVELRNRALFTHAYLDVLTEHGVGHVLNFWEKMPDLGEQLDVPGVLTAPFVVTRLLIPPGERYADRRQKLEPFDRIVAPEEKMRADVERLAAACEALGKVLLVIVNNKAEGSSPLTVRALAERLARPAEK
- a CDS encoding DUF72 domain-containing protein, encoding MTGPATGLAIPEPDPEAYASATRLAERAREPAALGNIALGTAGWTDKTLVKGGLFYPRGVSSSEARLRHYAAHFSLVEVDATYYTLLPPSVAENWVVWTPPTFVFDVKAHPVVTGHPIDIERLPKELAAELAHAGHTGRVYPDRMPAAIADEISARFSALLEPLVRAGRLGCVMAQFPPWFSATRGNARRIEALRARWPDVPFSIELRNKTWFEPGRRERLFELLRAHELAYVCVDEPEVEHGGVPPVSAVTSDKLALVRFHGHNRAGWSKRGASVHERFDYLYAEAELAAWVAPVRALAEKAERVHAIFNNCVRNYAVLGAKGLSVLLEAEPSPDGER
- a CDS encoding DUF3501 family protein, whose protein sequence is MKPVTRGEILELGAYEAVREHFRARVIAEKKLRRVALGPNMSAVFENHDTALLQIQEMLRTERITAEKAVLHEIETYNELVPGDRELSLTIFVEYDERAEREVMLQKLAGLEDKFYALIAGERFAATPDPRNDRRDRTTAVHYVKIPLSAAAAAAVSAMKPVWLGVAHPEYTYEVELPVRTVGALAEDLTG
- a CDS encoding acyl-CoA thioesterase yields the protein MSSSDPVAPANAFSHQFVVPASDIDDLGHAGNVSWVRWLQDAATAHSHAVGLGLDEYRQLGVVWVVRRHEVDYFGAAFIDEALTAWTWIESMKGATSLRRTRFVRDSDGSKLCEAATTWVLLSISSGRPTRVPKALLERYGFG
- a CDS encoding LysR family transcriptional regulator is translated as MDLSNVTLTQLRYVVAVERFRSFRLAAESCHVSQPALSMQLSKLEELLGLTVFDRSRQPVVPTEVGVPVVEQARTILREMERLAEVGQGEREVVGRYRLGVIPSLAPTLVPLFLPGFSQRYPRVELIVEEVQTEAMLARLHGDSLDGGLAVTPLGVPGLKEQELFREPFFVYLPPGHLLLRRARVKQTELADEPLWLMAEGHCFRTQVLRLCQADRRADPMGARFESGSFETLVRLVDAGEGLTILPELVVSGLPARKRKAQVRPFSVPVPVRQVSFIYVREHLHRAITDALIATLRARTDSLLPPAKGATVISPVVPD
- a CDS encoding phosphotransferase family protein, whose amino-acid sequence is MTTSNRWLDSPRAIRPGEELDLEPVAAYLRQHIAEIAPTDELTIEQFPSGHSNLTYLVRAGGNEYVLRRPPFGSRVKTAHDMSREYRVLSRLHSVYPLAPEPLALCEDESVLGAKFYVMRRLVGVILRKDLPAGFSLDATQVRALHLELVDRLAELHAVDFAAAGLADLGKPTGYVERQVRGWTERYAAAKTDDLASVTELGAWLGQRIPEQGAPTLIHNDFKLDNVVLDPDAPTHIVGVLDWEMCTLGDPLMDLGTTLSYWIDAADSEPFQAVRWGPTTIAGSLTRREVADRYAERTGRDVSNVLFYYCFGLFKTAVVLQQIYYRYQRGLTKDERFAWLIHGVRLLSERGVEAIGLGRI